A DNA window from Haliovirga abyssi contains the following coding sequences:
- a CDS encoding YraN family protein, producing MNKRRVGSNKEEEAIKIFKENGYEILEKNFRGKRGEIDFIAKKNNTIIFIEVKYRSNKNYGYGEESVNKRKQDRIYRTAQEYIQKNELEKFDFRFDVVAINKNEYNWIMDSFWG from the coding sequence ATGAATAAAAGAAGGGTAGGGAGTAATAAAGAAGAAGAAGCAATAAAAATATTTAAAGAAAACGGGTATGAAATTTTAGAGAAAAATTTTAGAGGGAAAAGGGGAGAAATTGATTTTATTGCAAAAAAAAATAATACAATAATTTTTATAGAAGTGAAATATAGGAGCAATAAAAATTATGGATATGGAGAAGAATCTGTAAATAAAAGAAAACAGGATAGAATATATAGAACGGCTCAAGAATATATACAAAAAAATGAATTGGAAAAATTTGATTTTAGGTTTGATGTAGTTGCAATAAATAAAAATGAATATAATTGGATAATGGATAGCTTTTGGGGGTGA
- the flgM gene encoding flagellar biosynthesis anti-sigma factor FlgM, which translates to MKVFGNISNIYKAYKTDKIENAKVKNEQKDSDKFSKTGAIKDKVTISQNAKIDNNKVEIEFIKQKLSQINDTNSDKISSLKQSIANGTYKMNLDKVADSLIDSIF; encoded by the coding sequence ATGAAAGTATTTGGAAATATCTCAAATATTTATAAGGCATATAAAACAGATAAAATTGAGAATGCAAAGGTAAAAAATGAACAAAAAGATTCTGATAAATTCTCTAAAACTGGTGCAATAAAAGATAAAGTTACAATATCTCAAAATGCTAAAATAGATAATAATAAAGTAGAAATAGAATTTATAAAACAAAAATTATCACAAATAAATGATACGAATTCAGATAAGATTTCTTCATTAAAACAAAGTATAGCAAATGGAACTTATAAAATGAATTTAGACAAAGTTGCAGATTCGTTAATAGATAGTATATTTTAG
- the nfo gene encoding deoxyribonuclease IV, producing MKWIGAHVSVAGGVENAPLNANKIGAKAFAMFTKNQRRWESKPLTEKSIIKFKENLKEYGYKPEQILPHDGYLINLGNPDDEKREKSYNSFLDELKRCEQLGLVYLNIHPGSHLKLISEEECLDRISESINRALEETTSVTVVLENTAGQGTNLGYKFEHLAYIIDKIKDKSRIGVCYDTCHGFAAGYDIRTKEKYEETFEEFDKIIGLKYLKAFHVNDAKSEFKSKVDRHHNIGQGNIGVDAFKFLMADPRFEEKPMILETKDETLWPEEIKMLYKFAGE from the coding sequence ATGAAATGGATAGGAGCCCATGTTAGTGTAGCTGGAGGGGTAGAAAATGCACCGCTAAATGCAAATAAAATAGGAGCAAAGGCATTTGCAATGTTTACAAAAAATCAAAGAAGATGGGAGTCGAAACCATTAACAGAAAAATCAATAATAAAATTTAAAGAAAATTTAAAAGAATATGGATACAAGCCAGAACAAATATTACCACATGATGGGTATTTGATAAATTTAGGAAATCCTGATGATGAAAAAAGAGAAAAATCGTATAATTCATTTTTAGATGAATTAAAAAGATGTGAACAATTAGGATTAGTATATTTGAATATTCATCCAGGGAGTCATTTAAAGTTAATAAGTGAAGAGGAATGTTTAGATAGAATATCTGAATCAATTAATAGAGCATTAGAAGAGACAACATCAGTAACAGTTGTGCTTGAGAATACAGCAGGACAAGGGACTAATTTAGGATATAAATTTGAACATTTAGCTTATATTATAGATAAAATTAAAGACAAAAGCAGAATAGGTGTTTGTTATGATACTTGCCATGGATTTGCAGCTGGATATGATATAAGAACAAAAGAAAAATATGAAGAGACTTTTGAAGAGTTTGATAAAATAATAGGTTTAAAATATCTAAAAGCATTTCATGTGAATGATGCAAAATCAGAATTTAAAAGTAAAGTAGATAGACATCATAATATTGGACAAGGAAATATAGGAGTAGATGCATTTAAATTTTTAATGGCAGATCCTAGATTTGAAGAAAAGCCAATGATATTAGAAACAAAAGATGAAACTCTTTGGCCAGAAGAGATAAAAATGTTATATAAGTTTGCAGGAGAATAA
- a CDS encoding EscU/YscU/HrcU family type III secretion system export apparatus switch protein gives MKKKAVGLVYDKENDNSPKVITKGEGYLAEKIIEIAKENGIYIKEDKSLVEILSKLDISEEIPEELYEIIAEIFLYVYSIEKED, from the coding sequence ATGAAAAAAAAAGCAGTTGGATTAGTTTATGATAAAGAAAATGATAACTCTCCAAAAGTTATAACAAAAGGAGAGGGGTATCTTGCTGAAAAAATAATAGAGATAGCTAAAGAAAATGGAATATATATAAAAGAGGATAAAAGTTTAGTAGAAATACTTTCAAAATTAGATATCTCAGAGGAAATTCCAGAAGAGTTATACGAGATAATAGCAGAAATATTTTTATACGTATACTCAATAGAAAAGGAGGATTAA
- a CDS encoding zinc ribbon domain-containing protein — protein MNLSCIKCGSNNYKLKKVIIPEKTKNIVGVEMGTYYYKICLDCGFVEVYSEKVLEKNAELVFEY, from the coding sequence TTGAATTTAAGTTGTATAAAATGTGGTTCTAACAATTATAAACTGAAAAAAGTAATAATTCCAGAAAAAACAAAAAATATTGTTGGAGTAGAAATGGGGACATATTATTATAAAATATGCTTAGATTGTGGTTTTGTAGAGGTGTATTCTGAAAAGGTGTTGGAAAAAAATGCAGAACTTGTTTTTGAATATTAA
- a CDS encoding RluA family pseudouridine synthase gives MTKKINFKSELEDENKRLDQYLNEKMEGYSRAYIQNLIKDGLIEIKGIKKIKSSYKLKGNEDIQVNIPENEELEIVAEDIPLNIIYQDKDIAVINKTANMVVHPAPGNYSGTLVNAIMHHIKDLSGINGVLRPGIVHRLDKNTSGLIIVAKNDLAHRELTEMFKEKTIKKTYIAIVNGKLKKEKGRIETLVGRNPKDRKKMAVVYRNGKNAITNYWVLDEKDGYSLVKVQIETGRTHQIRVHMKSLGHSILGDDVYGKTSKIAARQMLHAYKLEFMHPVTKKEMKLTGEIPEDFKDVLEQLGLELKNI, from the coding sequence ATGACAAAAAAAATAAATTTTAAAAGTGAGTTAGAAGATGAAAATAAAAGATTAGATCAATACTTAAATGAAAAAATGGAGGGATATTCAAGAGCATATATTCAAAATTTGATAAAAGATGGATTAATAGAAATTAAAGGCATAAAAAAAATAAAGAGTAGCTATAAATTAAAAGGGAATGAAGATATACAGGTAAATATACCAGAAAATGAAGAGTTAGAAATAGTTGCTGAAGATATTCCACTAAATATAATATATCAAGATAAAGATATTGCAGTAATAAATAAAACTGCAAATATGGTAGTTCATCCTGCACCTGGAAATTACAGCGGAACTCTTGTAAATGCAATAATGCACCATATAAAAGATTTATCTGGAATTAATGGAGTATTAAGACCTGGAATTGTTCACAGATTAGATAAAAATACAAGTGGACTTATAATAGTAGCAAAAAATGATTTAGCACATAGAGAATTAACAGAGATGTTTAAGGAAAAAACTATAAAAAAAACTTATATTGCTATTGTAAATGGAAAATTAAAAAAAGAAAAAGGAAGAATAGAAACATTAGTAGGTAGGAATCCAAAAGATAGAAAAAAAATGGCAGTAGTATATAGAAATGGGAAAAATGCAATTACAAATTATTGGGTATTAGATGAAAAAGATGGTTATAGCTTAGTAAAAGTTCAAATAGAAACAGGAAGAACACATCAAATAAGAGTTCATATGAAAAGCCTTGGACATTCAATCTTAGGAGATGATGTCTATGGAAAAACAAGTAAAATAGCTGCTAGACAAATGTTGCATGCGTATAAATTAGAATTTATGCACCCTGTAACAAAAAAAGAGATGAAATTAACAGGAGAAATTCCAGAAGATTTTAAAGATGTTTTAGAACAATTAGGATTAGAATTAAAGAATATTTAA
- the flgK gene encoding flagellar hook-associated protein FlgK, whose protein sequence is MGFFGLEMGKQSLMSQQTAIDVTGHNIANANTDGYSRQIADIQSTSYASTKYGTIGSGADVTGIERVRDEFLDDRMIKEKQEKAKWDVRESNLKHLQYIINEPSDQSVRYILDEYWSSLHDLSQNPEDRSIRITVKERAVDLANTVNNTYEQLTALKDDVNNNVAIKVTDINSKLKQIAGINAQIEKVESDGAKANDLRDKRDLLVEDLSKDVNVSVSRGTEYSVIIGGRTAVQGSNYTELKTVKDTKVNGGMYQIKWSDTDKEIYLKNGELKGLVELRDKDINKYTDYLDQLAVGLIDNTNELHKAGFDINGQKGNDFFGEFDTYDETMDLDSDGVSEGAIYKVKGSTVIDDSEVSALSTDTDISSATGDFEINGIQIEYDTDKDTASDLINRINDQETGVVASMGPNNRLILRGEKDSNYVIKSLKDSSGSLLQELGVLTSGNTEYNYEDTTTLAALSSDRTARPKPGAASKMYVAIDSVDGIAAAKGTDTNGDGIADTANASGDGSNAMDIGDLKYQKSIGKYTYADYFESLVSDLGVTAQQASRFSGNQQVLIDNLEQRRQSKIGVSLDEEMANMIKYQHGYNAAAKYISTMNSMLDTLINKL, encoded by the coding sequence ATGGGATTTTTTGGATTAGAAATGGGAAAGCAAAGTCTGATGAGTCAACAAACAGCAATAGATGTTACTGGTCATAATATAGCAAATGCTAATACAGATGGATATAGTAGACAAATTGCAGATATACAATCGACAAGTTATGCTAGCACAAAATATGGGACTATTGGTTCTGGAGCAGATGTTACTGGTATAGAAAGAGTAAGAGATGAATTTTTAGATGATAGAATGATAAAAGAAAAACAAGAAAAAGCTAAGTGGGATGTGCGTGAAAGTAATCTAAAACATTTGCAATATATTATTAATGAACCATCAGACCAAAGTGTAAGATATATTTTAGATGAATATTGGAGCTCTTTGCATGATTTAAGCCAAAATCCAGAAGATCGTTCTATAAGAATAACTGTTAAAGAAAGAGCTGTAGATTTAGCAAATACTGTAAATAATACATATGAACAACTAACGGCTTTAAAAGATGATGTTAATAATAACGTAGCTATAAAAGTAACAGATATTAATTCAAAATTAAAGCAGATTGCAGGAATAAATGCTCAAATTGAAAAAGTTGAATCTGATGGAGCAAAAGCTAATGATTTGAGAGATAAAAGAGATCTTTTAGTAGAGGATCTTTCTAAAGATGTAAATGTAAGTGTCTCTAGAGGAACTGAGTATTCTGTAATTATTGGTGGAAGGACAGCTGTTCAGGGGAGTAATTATACAGAATTAAAAACGGTAAAAGATACAAAAGTTAATGGTGGAATGTATCAAATAAAATGGAGTGATACTGATAAAGAGATATATTTGAAAAATGGAGAATTAAAAGGGCTTGTAGAATTAAGAGATAAGGATATAAATAAATATACAGATTATTTGGATCAGTTAGCAGTAGGACTAATAGATAATACAAATGAGCTTCATAAAGCTGGATTTGATATAAATGGACAAAAGGGAAATGATTTTTTTGGTGAATTTGATACTTATGATGAAACTATGGATTTAGATAGTGATGGAGTAAGTGAAGGGGCTATATATAAAGTTAAAGGAAGTACAGTTATAGATGATAGTGAAGTATCTGCTTTGTCTACAGATACAGATATTAGTTCAGCTACTGGAGATTTTGAAATAAATGGAATACAAATAGAATATGATACAGATAAAGATACAGCTTCTGATTTAATAAATAGAATAAATGATCAAGAGACAGGTGTAGTTGCATCTATGGGACCAAATAATAGATTAATATTAAGAGGGGAAAAAGATTCAAATTATGTTATAAAATCATTAAAAGACAGCAGTGGTTCTCTATTACAAGAGTTAGGAGTATTAACTTCTGGGAATACAGAATATAACTATGAAGATACAACAACTCTAGCAGCATTATCAAGTGATAGAACGGCAAGACCAAAACCAGGTGCAGCATCAAAAATGTATGTAGCAATAGATAGTGTAGATGGAATAGCTGCAGCAAAAGGGACTGATACAAATGGAGATGGAATTGCAGATACTGCAAATGCATCAGGAGATGGAAGTAATGCAATGGATATTGGTGACCTTAAATATCAAAAATCAATTGGTAAGTATACTTATGCTGATTATTTTGAATCTTTAGTATCAGATTTAGGGGTTACAGCACAGCAAGCAAGCAGGTTTTCAGGGAATCAACAAGTTTTAATTGATAATTTAGAACAAAGGAGACAATCTAAAATAGGTGTATCACTTGATGAAGAGATGGCAAATATGATAAAATATCAACATGGGTATAATGCTGCGGCAAAATATATAAGTACAATGAATTCTATGTTAGATACGTTGATAAATAAGCTTTAA
- the flgL gene encoding flagellar hook-associated protein FlgL, whose protein sequence is MRITNKMTIANTLANLQINQAKLDKTNNKLSSGKRISIPEDDPTGTIKAMGYRSNLKEIDQYLSNVDNAKTVLNSTDVALSQVTNILQRTRELSVKAANGTFEQNSRDAIADEITQLTSELVGIANSKVGSKYIFGGYETTEAPFQSYNGDNDSGVSGPGGDLTDVNGNVRTGINNNNVTVVKYNGDSGRLQAEIDENVKTSFNISGKEIFIDSGNIFQTMMDLRDSIYSGEISDKNGDGKSVGDGITQLETSLTKILRYRSEVGAKMNRMDQAEIKLKNQTINITDLLSRTEDTDVTKTIMDLKVQESVQSMSLSVGAKVIQPTLMDFLR, encoded by the coding sequence ATGAGAATTACAAATAAAATGACTATAGCCAACACACTTGCTAATTTACAAATAAATCAAGCAAAATTAGATAAAACAAATAATAAACTTTCTTCTGGAAAAAGAATATCTATTCCTGAAGATGATCCTACAGGGACAATAAAAGCAATGGGGTATAGGAGTAATTTAAAAGAGATAGATCAATATTTATCAAATGTTGATAACGCAAAAACGGTATTAAATTCAACTGATGTAGCACTTAGTCAGGTTACAAATATACTTCAGAGAACAAGAGAGTTATCTGTAAAAGCAGCTAATGGAACATTTGAACAAAACTCAAGAGATGCAATAGCAGATGAGATAACTCAATTAACTTCAGAGTTAGTAGGAATAGCTAACAGCAAAGTGGGAAGTAAATATATTTTTGGAGGATATGAAACTACTGAAGCTCCTTTTCAAAGTTACAATGGAGATAATGATAGTGGAGTAAGTGGACCAGGCGGAGATTTAACAGATGTAAATGGAAATGTTAGAACTGGGATTAATAATAATAATGTTACTGTAGTTAAATACAATGGGGATTCAGGAAGATTGCAAGCCGAAATTGATGAAAATGTAAAAACTTCATTTAATATTTCAGGAAAAGAAATATTTATAGACTCTGGAAATATATTTCAAACAATGATGGATCTAAGAGATTCAATTTATTCTGGAGAGATAAGTGATAAAAATGGAGATGGAAAATCAGTTGGAGATGGTATTACACAATTAGAAACTAGTTTAACAAAAATTTTAAGATATAGATCAGAAGTTGGAGCAAAAATGAATAGAATGGATCAAGCTGAAATTAAATTAAAAAATCAAACTATAAATATAACTGATTTACTATCAAGAACAGAAGATACAGATGTAACCAAAACAATAATGGATTTAAAAGTTCAAGAAAGTGTACAAAGTATGTCATTATCAGTTGGTGCTAAAGTTATTCAACCAACATTAATGGATTTTTTAAGATAA
- the flgN gene encoding flagellar export chaperone FlgN produces the protein MSGNSIEDNLIKILTKELELYKKALDYSIQKLEYLINEKMGKLDVVIQLESENNKKIFELEKERIDLLGEKWGKLLDYIESLENSSKKKELIEIRKIMLATINEIKNNNITAQNIVEMSNGLINKIIDNLSGKREMGYNQDKEKKNAVRKNLLNTKI, from the coding sequence ATGAGCGGAAACTCTATAGAAGATAATTTAATAAAAATATTAACAAAAGAACTTGAATTATATAAAAAAGCATTAGATTATTCTATTCAAAAATTAGAATATTTAATTAATGAGAAGATGGGAAAACTAGATGTTGTAATTCAATTAGAATCTGAAAATAATAAAAAAATATTTGAATTAGAAAAAGAACGAATAGATTTGTTGGGAGAAAAATGGGGGAAATTATTAGACTATATAGAGAGTCTGGAAAATAGCTCGAAAAAGAAAGAGCTAATTGAAATTAGAAAAATAATGTTAGCAACTATAAATGAAATAAAAAATAACAATATAACAGCTCAAAATATAGTTGAAATGTCAAATGGATTAATTAATAAGATTATAGATAATTTATCAGGTAAAAGAGAGATGGGATATAATCAAGATAAAGAGAAAAAAAATGCAGTTAGAAAAAATTTATTAAATACTAAAATTTAA
- a CDS encoding ComF family protein, translating to MQNLFLNIKKIIFSEKCVVCNRKVDDTRKYLCYNCYKEFYYKSSLKKIDNLYYFWHYDENHKKILLNYKFVGIKSISEIISGIIKEKVNYLLDKENIDEIISVPININRKRKRGFNQVDLILDKLKLDYIKIKRIKNTKSMYKILNENKRKENIKNSFKIDKNLDLNNKNILIVDDVITTGSTLKEIEKNIRKLYKPNKIIYLTLFVAKYYRKRVMENGI from the coding sequence ATGCAGAACTTGTTTTTGAATATTAAAAAAATTATATTTAGTGAAAAATGTGTTGTTTGCAATAGAAAAGTAGATGACACAAGAAAATATTTATGTTATAATTGTTACAAAGAGTTTTATTATAAATCAAGTTTGAAAAAAATTGATAATTTGTATTATTTTTGGCATTATGATGAGAATCATAAAAAAATCTTATTAAATTATAAATTTGTAGGAATAAAATCAATTAGTGAAATTATAAGTGGAATTATTAAAGAAAAAGTAAATTATTTATTAGATAAAGAAAACATAGATGAAATAATTTCAGTTCCAATAAATATAAATAGGAAAAGAAAAAGGGGATTTAATCAGGTAGATCTTATTTTGGATAAATTAAAATTAGATTATATTAAAATTAAAAGAATAAAAAATACTAAATCAATGTATAAAATTTTAAATGAAAATAAAAGAAAAGAAAATATAAAAAATAGTTTTAAAATAGATAAAAATTTAGATTTGAATAATAAAAATATATTAATTGTTGATGATGTAATAACTACAGGTTCAACTTTAAAAGAGATAGAGAAAAATATAAGAAAATTATATAAACCGAATAAAATAATTTATTTAACGTTATTTGTAGCAAAATACTATAGAAAAAGGGTGATGGAAAATGGGATTTGA
- a CDS encoding ribonuclease HII, whose translation MSQLIKFDKEYNKIVVGVDEAGRGPLAGPVVAAAVIINDYSGLEEINDSKKLTEKKREKLYEVIMKNCEVGVGIVREKEIDTINILNATFKAMREAISQIKRDFDIILVDGDKKIREYENTQEAIIKGDGKSVSIAAASVIAKVTRDRIMVEFSDKYPEYGFEKHKGYGTKQHREKLLEIGPCEIHRKSFLKKILGDKKG comes from the coding sequence ATGAGCCAATTAATAAAATTTGATAAAGAGTATAATAAAATAGTTGTAGGAGTAGATGAAGCAGGGAGAGGGCCTTTAGCTGGACCTGTAGTTGCAGCAGCAGTTATTATAAATGATTATAGCGGATTAGAAGAGATAAATGATTCTAAAAAATTAACTGAAAAAAAGAGAGAAAAATTATATGAAGTTATTATGAAAAATTGTGAAGTAGGAGTAGGAATTGTTAGAGAAAAAGAGATTGATACTATAAATATATTAAATGCAACTTTTAAAGCAATGAGAGAAGCAATATCACAAATAAAAAGAGATTTTGATATTATATTAGTTGATGGCGATAAAAAAATAAGAGAATATGAAAATACACAAGAAGCGATAATAAAAGGTGATGGTAAAAGTGTATCTATTGCAGCAGCCTCTGTAATTGCAAAAGTTACTAGAGATAGAATAATGGTAGAGTTTTCTGATAAATATCCTGAATATGGATTTGAAAAACATAAAGGATATGGGACAAAGCAACATAGAGAAAAATTATTAGAAATAGGGCCTTGTGAAATACATAGGAAATCATTTTTGAAAAAAATATTAGGAGATAAAAAGGGGTAA
- a CDS encoding HD-GYP domain-containing protein, which yields MNGKTKKISINDLKPGMKSGITLIDNRTGEVFLTKGIEVSENDIISLKKYMAENKGIELKTVNRADTIFSIDGKQKFLPSKSSKFVKQALSKKTQQEALKVVENLISDIRMGNVNSKEIKTAVEGIVDDILENEDSALNLLNIKDFDDYTYTHSVNVSTISILIAKEAELSKKDIIDIGIGGLLHDLGKTKIPLEVLNKSSKLTDEEFEIMKQHPVYTYLLLKDRKDISDIAKYIAAEHHEKFDGTGYPKKLKGEQINYFARIVAIADVYDALTTDRVYRKAMLPYDAMKIIVSGTGTHFDPDLVKVFLKTLSIYPTGSYVKLNTGEIAVVKKVNKNKVIRPDILIIEFEDGKKREPLEIDLSEDKTKFIVGAANINE from the coding sequence ATGAACGGAAAAACAAAAAAAATATCAATAAATGATCTTAAGCCTGGAATGAAATCTGGGATAACATTAATAGATAATAGAACAGGGGAAGTGTTTTTAACAAAAGGAATAGAAGTAAGCGAAAATGATATTATATCTTTGAAAAAATATATGGCAGAAAATAAAGGTATAGAATTAAAAACTGTAAATAGAGCAGATACAATTTTTTCAATAGATGGTAAACAAAAATTTTTACCATCAAAAAGTTCAAAATTTGTAAAACAAGCATTAAGTAAAAAAACTCAGCAAGAAGCTTTAAAGGTTGTTGAAAATTTAATTTCAGATATTAGAATGGGAAATGTTAATTCTAAAGAGATAAAAACTGCAGTTGAAGGAATAGTTGATGATATATTAGAAAATGAAGATTCAGCTTTGAATTTACTTAATATAAAAGATTTTGATGATTATACATATACTCATTCTGTAAATGTATCCACAATATCAATTTTAATAGCAAAAGAGGCAGAGCTATCTAAAAAAGATATTATAGATATTGGAATAGGTGGTTTATTACATGACTTAGGTAAAACAAAGATTCCATTAGAAGTTTTGAATAAATCTAGTAAATTAACAGATGAAGAGTTTGAAATTATGAAACAACATCCTGTATATACATATCTATTATTAAAAGACAGAAAAGATATTTCTGATATAGCAAAATATATAGCGGCAGAACATCATGAGAAGTTTGATGGGACAGGATATCCAAAAAAATTAAAAGGAGAACAGATAAATTATTTTGCAAGAATTGTAGCAATTGCAGATGTATATGATGCTTTAACTACTGATAGAGTTTATAGAAAAGCAATGTTACCATATGATGCAATGAAAATTATAGTTAGTGGTACAGGAACTCATTTTGATCCTGATTTAGTAAAAGTTTTTTTGAAAACATTGTCAATATATCCAACAGGAAGTTATGTTAAATTAAATACAGGAGAAATAGCAGTTGTAAAAAAAGTTAATAAAAATAAAGTGATTAGACCAGATATATTAATTATAGAATTTGAAGATGGAAAAAAGAGAGAGCCTTTAGAGATTGATTTGTCAGAAGATAAAACAAAGTTTATAGTAGGGGCAGCGAATATAAATGAATAA